A genomic stretch from Phaeodactylum tricornutum CCAP 1055/1 chromosome 22, whole genome shotgun sequence includes:
- a CDS encoding predicted protein — MDCSLKQLLDNNIASKKEWMTECIPFPSKEGQEVNLCDYIGLDCKRIGECFMFPEGYDSTSNCRNSLAKAIKIAAANGKFPLVERGWDAKKRRLRFECFRSRSHDADRYKTKQNSLSNVAIKHRNVSFIRPQKGKECPFRFSIFWMTEHKQWCLFGGVKGSCRFHCHHLPMDPCEVKKSISYIDGGEVKIALDAAKSNAPPSVIGRLLNIRTGDILSGSSLKNIRMQAEKGERNKFGANDNFTTQADQLLAYLESTPDVSFCAIYDEPDSPLFTVYKQRAKTGRRHLHTSTRSISGGIAQQEVLNEKVLDAIDPRGELDDYIDRTRRAFKLKGNEKMLLGVAWTNNESRRIFARYSEIMVADVTEGTNNAKRPLFLFSGKTSNQNTFTALWAFLPQQSRWAFRWVWTRCIPQLLPEQGLNRMRLLITDGDPREYGTFLDAIPTWYSLCRHKLCHWHLLYRGSLMKAQTGNCGTKAKILFHVVLKWIESWMTKIETQEEYNLSTGLLIDWLKSPEALDTNLGGMGCALVSQINAFLTSSLFPHEQRWARYHFLNVRAFNTSASSYGEAENSALKRRGDGVKPNFSVPKATRAINEGTQLRTVKRQQKAVHNLNATKKTKAANYTNISDLVDCIQETISHEFNAAKKYDLFCPGPKEFWVKRAWYQIPSETYQDFNDSNFCQFMIPQFERTRIVKITEIEGELYLECSCGKFQRQASPCAHIYKVLNRPPQSTDVSVRWTKIWDVYLHRPGYHDLSDQLEELYKKERPGPHFENTNQWEVGKGEREYNYFKRSLPSEPTIIQKYSRWADSFSRQPGCYVHKSTEQETVPAASGMVQELTSLSQGYAIETQLDSEMDVGDVTVMQVEEIDSNLSKSGKSPYTNNLHFYEEISKLAKFNSKAADIMTKGMQETLELLQKHVAEGSGMVDYSIGPAIGKEPVGQRLRPSYSPSKSKNLRDRQKETKAKFWWLNK, encoded by the coding sequence ATGGATTGCTCTTTGAAGCAATTGCTTGACAACAACATTGCCAGCAAGAAGGAGTGGATGACTGAGTGCATCCCTTTTCCATCGAAAGAAGGGCAGGAAGTTAATCTATGCGATTACATTGGTCTAGATTGTAAACGCATTGGAGAGTGTTTTATGTTTCCGGAAGGATACGACTCTACCTCAAATTGCCGAAATAGTCTAGCCAAGGCCATTAagattgctgctgcaaatggaAAGTTTCCCTTAGTCGAACGAGGATGGGATGCAAAAAAGAGGCGACTACGTTTTGAATGCTTTAGAAGTAGATCCCATGATGCGGATAGgtacaaaacaaaacaaaacagTCTATCCAATGTGGCTATAAAACATCGCAACGTTTCCTTCATACGTCCACAAAAGGGAAAAGAGTGTCCTTTTCGGTTCAGTATTTTTTGGATGACAGAACATAAACAATGGTGTCTTTTTGGAGGTGTAAAAGGCAGCTGCAggtttcactgtcatcatTTACCAATGGATCCATGTGAGGTAAAAAAGAGTATTTCCTATATTGACGGTGGTGAAGTAAAAATAGCACTTGATGCAGCAAAAAGTAATGCCCCACCAAGCGTGATTGGGCGGCTGCTGAACATACGAACTGGAGATATCTTGTCAGGTTCATCTCTAAAAAATATACGGATGCAAGCTGAAAAAGGTGAACGGAACAAATTTGGTGCAAACGATAATTTCACGACGCAAGCGGATCAACTTCTAGCTTATCTTGAGAGCACCCCGGATGTCAGCTTCTGTGCCATATATGATGAACCAGATTCCCCTTTATTCACTGTTTACAAGCAGAGGGCAAAAACTGGACGTCGGCACCTACACACCAGTACACGGAGTATCTCTGGAGGAATTGCCCAACAAGAAGTGCTCAATGAAAAGGTGCTAGATGCTATTGATCCAAGGGGAGAGCTTGATGACTATATAGATAGGACGCGGAGGGCGTTCAAGTTGAAGGGCAACGAAAAAATGCTTTTAGGAGTGGCCTGGACCAACAACGAGAGTAGAAGAATCTTTGCTCGCTATTCCGAGATCATGGTAGCAGATGTGACAGAAGGTACCAACAATGCAAAACGGCcgctgtttttgttttcgggAAAGACATCAAATCAAAACACGTTTACAGCACTTTGGGCCTTTCTACCGCAACAATCTCGTTGGGCCTTCCGATGGGTGTGGACAAGATGCATTCCACAGCTCTTACCTGAACAGGGGCTGAACAGAATGCGTCTATTGATTACTGATGGAGACCCGCGAGAGTATGGTACTTTTTTAGATGCAATACCTACTTGGTATAGCTTGTGTCGGCACAAACTATGCCATTGGCATCTACTCTATCGCGGCAGTCTTATGAAAGCACAGACTGGAAACTGTggaacaaaagcaaaaattcTATTCCATGTGGTCCTGAAGTGGATAGAAAGCTGGATGACAAAAATTGAGACGCAAGAGGAGTACAATTTGTCAACTGGGCTTTTGATTGACTGGCTGAAATCTCCGGAGGCACTTGATACAAATTTGGGCGGAATGGGTTGTGCCCTTGTTTCGCAGATAAATGCATTTTTGACGTCCTCTCTGTTTCCGCACGAGCAACGCTGGGCTCGATACCATTTTCTGAACGTGAGAGCATTCAACACGTCCGCAAGTTCCTACGGAGAAGCAGAGAACAGTGCTCTAAAACGACGGGGTGATGGGGTCAAGCCAAACTTTTCGGTGCCAAAAGCAACACGGGCAATAAACGAAGGGACTCAATTGCGAACAGTGAAGaggcaacaaaaagcagTTCATAACCTCAATGCTACAAAGAAGACAAAGGCAGCAAACTACACCAATATATCCGACCTAGTAGATTGCATACAGGAAACCATATCCCATGAATTCAATGCAGCCAAAAAATATGACCTCTTTTGCCCGGGTCCAAAAGAATTTTGGGTAAAGCGAGCATGGTACCAAATTCCAAGCGAGACCTACCAGGATTTCAACGACAGCAACTTTTGCCAATTTATGATTCCACAGTTTGAGCGCACCCGCATCGTAAAAATTACGGAAATTGAAGGTGAACTCTATCTGGAATGTAGTTGCGGCAAGTTCCAACGACAAGCTTCTCCATGTGCTCACATCTACAAAGTACTTAACCGACCACCACAATCAACAGACGTTTCTGTGAGATGGACAAAAATTTGGGATGTTTACCTGCATCGACCTGGATATCATGATCTGTCGGACCAGTTAGAGGAATTGTATAAGAAGGAGCGGCCAGGGCCACATTTCGAAAACACAAATCAGTGGGAAGTTGGAAAGGGTGAGAGAGAGTACAACTATTTTAAGAGATCACTTCCAAGCGAGCCCACCATTATCCAGAAGTACAGCAGATGGGCTGATTCTTTTTCACGACAACCTGGATGTTATGTGCATAAAAGCACTGAACAGGAAACAGTTCCTGCAGCAAGCGGTATGGTGCAAGAGTTGACCAGCCTTTCCCAGGGGTATGCTATTGAAACTCAATTGGATAGTGAAATGGATGTTGGAGATGTAACTGTCATGCAGGTTGAAGAAATTGATTCAAATCTCTCAAAATCGGGTAAAAGTCCATACACAAACAATCTTCATTTTTACGAGGAAATCTCAAAACTTGCCAAATTCAATTCAAAAGCTGCTGACATAATGACAAAAGGAATGCAggaaactttggaattgCTACAGAAACATGTTGCAGAAGGGTCAGGTATGGTAGATTACAGTATTGGCCCAGCTATTGGAAAAGAACCAGTAGGCCAAAGGCTCAGGCCAAGCTACAGtccttcaaagagcaagaatCTAAGAGACAgacaaaaagaaacaaaGGCAAAATTTTGGTGGCTGAACAAGTAA
- a CDS encoding predicted protein, producing MVEVVTVESRPRRSFGGLFKIRSSKSEFGMDTSFATATTVFDDSCTVSRRSSGSSGHFTYPSNHSKGWARAMNYLRRRSPSTIIVDTEDFEEDIRNKNSSANRVHDFFAKELNRCEPNQLRLLREQREEGTRVVITEDDDDDDDKDTNSASNASAVAESEKSIDCESSSADIALQSRWQALDIQRRLLGAKHPDVQFLERQIRRRVVVTRAHNRCGDSFLLSPRHHRHQSAQSERANPYYPYNEPRFSPAFVPRPSDQ from the coding sequence ATGGTGGAGGTTGTAACGGTGGAATCCCGGCCTCGTCGCTCGTTCGGTGGCTTGTTCAAGATTCgctcttccaaaagcgaGTTTGGCATGGATACCTCCTTCGCAACGGCCACTACCGTTTTCGATGACTCCTGTACCGTTTCTCGGCGTAGTTCGGGATCCTCCGGCCATTTTACCTACCCAAGCAATCATTCCAAAGGTTGGGCCCGTGCAATGAATTATCTTCGCCGTCGATCTCCTTCCACTATCATTGTTGATACagaagattttgaagaagatatcAGAAACAAGAATTCCTCGGCAAATCGAGTCCATGACTTTTTCGCGAAGGAACTTAACCGTTGCGAACCCAATCAGTTGCGTTTGCTACGCGAGCAGCGGGAGGAAGGAACTCGGGTGGTAATTAcagaagatgacgatgacgacgacgacaaagatACGAATTCAGCAAGCAACGCTTCCGCCGTAGCGGAATCCGAAAAGTCAATTGATTGTGAGTCATCCTCCGCCGACATTGCGTTGCAGTCGCGATGGCAGGCGCTTGATATTCAGCGCCGACTACTCGGTGCCAAGCATCCGGATGTACAATTTCTGGAACGCCAGATTCGCCGTCGGGTTGTGGTGACCCGTGCGCACAACCGCTGTGGAGATTCCTTTCTTTTGTCGCCCCGCCACCATCGTCACCAATCTGCCCAGTCGGAGCGAGCAAACCCCTACTATCCCTACAACGAACCACGATTTTCCCCAGCGTTTGTGCCTCGGCCCTCGGATCAGTGA
- a CDS encoding predicted protein: MAVFVLSGPELLANVQFTGPVASLDTETGIELMQSIEQFDKERHPEAINFIDSVDFEHLTLESEDDEDFEISPVSNDESAAERKQRRAVERKNALEARQRREQQKAMQQRKVRKEGEPYQKTVKAELAGWYRFCIHSSHNQIVVEIDMRKESDFGLNEYGAVMTLEQKEVSDEDRLMDEDSAVMEGIKDEDFDSTKDKLKTLRRLLADIQTKQQQERHRLIVHAATNEHSHSRMVLSSLLETILFMAVTGFQVFTIRRWFKGAPVLGR, from the coding sequence ATGGCGGTATTCGTGCTATCGGGTCCAGAGCTACTCGCTAACGTGCAATTCACCGGGCCGGTGGCCAGCCTTGACACGGAAACCGGTATTGAGCTCATGCAAAGCATCGAGCAGTTTGATAAAGAGCGTCATCCCGAGGCCATCAATTTTATTGACTCAGTCGACTTTGAGCATCTAACGTTGGAAAGcgaggatgacgaagactttgaGATTTCGCCAGTATCCAACGACGAATCGGCGGCAGAACGCAAGCAACGACGAGCAGTGGAACGAAAGAACGCTTTGGAAGCGCGCCAGCGAAGGGAACAGCAAAAGGCTATGCAGCAACGAAAGGTTCGCAAGGAGGGGGAGCCGTATCAGAAAACTGTCAAAGCTGAACTTGCGGGATGGTACCGATTTTGTATACACTCAAGTCATAACCAAATTGTGGTGGAGATCGATATGCGCAAAGAATCAGATTTTGGATTGAATGAGTACGGTGCTGTCATGACGTTGGAGCAAAAGGAGGTGTCAGACGAAGACAGACTCATGGACGAAGACTCCGCAGTGATGGAGGGCATCAAggacgaagactttgatTCGACGAAAGACAAGTTAAAGACGTTACGGCGGCTTTTGGCGGACATTCAaaccaaacaacaacaagaacgCCATCGTCTTATTGTTCATGCAGCTACTAACGAGCATTCTCATTCCCGCATGGTGCTGAGTTCTCTGTTGGAGACGATCTTGTTCATGGCCGTGACTGGCTTTCAAGTCTTTACTATTCGAAGATGGTTCAAAGGTGCGCCTGTTCTCGGACGATAA
- a CDS encoding predicted protein, with amino-acid sequence MRFDQRTIVVLLVSTAYASWPTTGGGGTCGVEASAPFNPGTYYGNAYAQGNERNVNRNGNNAWPAQTSPQESAYDSYGQSSTAEPVSDLPPLPEGWSEHLDPASGQLYYYNANDGTTTWDRPLRLEDEAKAEEVQPPETNTRQNLSGADESRDNDNRATRMAESDVKETHADKMLDAESPQESDHEHKQHSSEDAWRNSASWDSPGEHDPESSPKEAPAEPERGAIPELDQHGWENQNMATADNSATEDFQQEGPGRDTGHFPAQRQPVVDNEQRLEGFSESQLNVDRPDQGPPTSHTGSWGAPRSVEQPRREQDVHERPYEPRSDHVSADTFGRHVPDANRPQPEKQLLPVQHQDQYGVNPRSSVFGLVPEPHNPQQYQRTSPQQSIHRDPEQSVPIQEREQYQERPGTAMPPRQQIMQQHPYGQQRPTHPQQLQQQGPPSQSRVLPPQYQQQQPHPQQQQQQSHHGQYGGPYGQPYGGPYGQYGQPSHGVNTPRGYGTQQQSQQPQRQLISEDTTRPVKEALGRTWQNILGLSNRTKEAVDHARESVVTGAKGASQSLSTTSASWWGQAKNTFGSVFENENGQPSQYSLSGQYGGQREQVIRGPPPGYPPQQGGHPAHGQPQYPPPMHHQGGGYPTYPGQQYPPGYGPPQPRSDPSYPHDPQYRPPAQSQQPPLQAQWGQQQHYPPQYQQGGPGGPRGGPGSPQQRQPQQNEQRPPPRPQGGPSPDTDDPWQHPGLGTDGY; translated from the exons ATGAGGTTCGATCAACGGACGATTGTAGTGTTGCTGGTGTCAACGGCGTACGCGAGCTGGCCTACTACTGGCGGTGGTGGTACGTGCGGAGTCGAGGCGTCGGCACCATTCAATCCCGGTACTTACTACGGCAATGCGTACGCCCAGggaaacgaacgaaacgTCAACcgcaatggcaacaacgCGTGGCCAGCTCAAACGTCTCCGCAAGAATCCGCGTACGACAGTTACGGGCAATCGTCCACCGCGGAGCCTGTAAGCGACTTGCCACCGCTACCGGAAGGCTGGAGTGAACACTTGGACCCTGCCTCGGGACAACTATACTACTACAACGCCAACGATGGAACAACCACTTGGGACCGCCCCTTGCGTTTGGAAGACGAGGCCAAAGCGGAAGAGGTTCAACCCCCAGAGACCAATACGAGACAAAATCTGAGTGGAGCGGACGAGTCACgagacaacgacaacaggGCGACACGGATGGCAGAATCGGACGTGAAGGAAACACACGCCGACAAAATGCTGGACGCAGAGTCTCCGCAGGAATCAGATCATGAACATAAGCAGCACTCATCGGAAGACGCCTGGCGGAACTCTGCATCATGGGATTCGCCAGGGGAACATGATCCTGAATCTTCACCAAAGGAAGCCCCAGCAGAACCAGAACGCGGCGCAATACCGGAACTTGACCAACATGGTTGGGAAAATCAGAACATGGCTACTGCAGATAATTCAGCGACCGAGGATTTCCAGCAAGAAGGACCAGGACGGGATACTGGTCATTTTCCTGCTCAGCGACAGCCGGTGGTTGACAATGAGCAGCGTTTGGAGGGCTTTTCTGAAAGTCAGTTGAATGTAGATCGGCCCGACCAAGGACCTCCCACGAGTCATACGGGTAGCTGGGGAGCACCGCGCTCTGTCGAGCAACCTCGCAGAGAGCAAGACGTTCATGAACGGCCGTACGAACCAAGGTCCGATCACGTGTCGGCGGACACATTTGGACGCCATGTACCGGATGCCAACCGCCCGCAGCCAGAAAAGCAATTACTACCGGTACAGCATCAAGACCAGTATGGCGTCAATCCTCGGAGTTCCGTATTCGGACTTGTGCCGGAACCCCATAATCCACAGCAATATCAACGCACTTCGCCCCAGCAATCCATTCATCGTGATCCAGAGCAGAGTGTTCCTATCCAAGAAAGGGAACAATATCAGGAACGGCCAGGGACTGCGATGCCACCGCGGCAGCAAATCATGCAGCAACATCCGTACGGACAGCAGCGTCCAACTCATCcacaacaattgcagcaacAGGGACcgccttcacagtcacggGTACTACCTCCTCAGtaccaacagcagcaaccCCAtccacaacaacagcagcagcagtcTCATCACGGTCAGTATGGTGGTCCCTACGGACAACCTTACGGAGGTCCTTACGGTCAATACGGGCAGCCATCTCACGGTGTCAATACTCCTCGAGGGTACGGAACGCAACAACAATCTCAGCAGCCACAACGACAGTTGATTTCAGAGGACACGACACGTCCTGTCAAGGAAGCTTTGGGCCGGACTTGGCAGAACATTCTAGGCTTGAGTAACCGTACGAAGGAAGCCGTCGATCATGCACGGGAATCGGTGGTCACGGGAGCCAAGGGAGCCAGTCAGTCCCTAAGTACCACTAGTGCGA GTTGGTGGGGACAAGCAAAGAATACGTTCGGATCCGTGTTTGAAAACGAAAATGGACAGCCATCGCAATATTCTCTCTCTGGACAATATGGTGGACAAAGAGAGCAAGTTATTCGTGGTCCGCCACCCGGTTATCCGCCACAACAGGGTGGCCATCCTGCTCACGGGCAGCCGCAGTATCCTCCGCCTATGCACCACCAAGGTGGAGGGTATCCGACGTATCCTGGACAGCAGTACCCTCCAGGCTACGGGCCACCGCAGCCTCGGTCGGATCCTTCGTATCCGCACGATCCTCAATATCGTCCACCCGCGCAGAGCCAGCAGCCTCCACTCCAGGCACAATGGGGCCAGCAACAACATTATCCTCCTCAATACCAGCAAGGTGGGCCAGGCGGACCAAGAGGGGGGCCGGGTTCTCCACAACAACGGCAGCCGCAGCAAAACGAACAACGACCACCGCCACGGCCGCAAGGTGGACCTAGCCCGGATACAGACGATCCATGGCAGCACCCTGGACTCGGAACAGACGGCTATTAG
- a CDS encoding predicted protein produces MFPVRLPVDCNPDTTMSDVTTLYLHDSTLLLVPHRQSSPTDVSRTSTSSRDRYGEPREATHHDALVYVLYTQRWSVLASFGVLSMSSAWLWITWSPIAPLVADMWDVPLGQVDQLSGIYLYVYVLGSIVALYLVVNYIGLYRGLLIGGVCNATGAYLRYAYMHDYTTVYWATLLCAVAQTFTLATPPSIAGTWFGDTERATATALGVLANQFGTALGLGATIVIPFELVTHQGNVAIDTVVLKKYLWLQVGVAVLALLLVALLGADAPPTPPSKSASLSRRCNNVVATKNIRLQENSNVVNDTAPLVEATEADDHKGAPIGLSYGASVRSLFANRNRIACTISFGMAVGVFYTIPTFLGQLLPRSWSRKAVGWLGFSYQAAGTVGSFGSGRLVDWTQQPQLISLAFLTTAAFCIILLTAVMSQTAPAWPISVAFTVGVVGSGFSLAAWNTVGLELGSSLTFPADEAVVAGILESGAELFGFLWVTIGGYSIEVAPTMFLMLLGSAVVAALILLGSARMETARPQ; encoded by the coding sequence ATGTTCCCGGTCCGCCTTCCGGTCGATTGCAACCCCGATACCACCATGTCGGACGTTACGACACTTTACTTGCATGATTCCACGCTCCTCCTGGTGCCTCACCGACAATCATCGCCCACGGATGTGTCTCGTACCAGCACCAGCTCGCGAGATCGGTACGGGGAGCCACGGGAAGCAACACACCACGACGCTTTAGTGTACGTATTGTACACCCAACGGTGGAGTGTATTGGCATCCTTTGGTGTACTGAGTATGAGTTCGGCGTGGCTCTGGATCACCTGGTCGCCGATTGCACCGTTGGTTGCCGACATGTGGGATGTACCCCTAGGCCAGGTCGACCAACTTTCCGGCATCTACCTCTACGTATACGTGCTGGGATCGATTGTGGCACTATATCTCGTTGTCAACTACATTGGTCTCTACCGGGGACTCTTGATTGGCGGCGTGTGCAACGCGACGGGAGCCTATCTGCGGTACGCCTACATGCACGATTACACGACCGTGTACTGGGCGACATTGCTATGCGCAGTGGCCCAGACTTTTACCTTGGCCACTCCGCCTTCCATTGCCGGTACGTGGTTTGGTGATACGGAACGGGCGACGGCTACGGCCTTGGGCGTGCTCGCCAATCAGTTTGGCACGGCTCTCGGACTGGGAGCGACCATTGTGATCCCATTCGAGCTTGTCACGCATCAAGGTAATGTTGCGATTGATACCGTCGTCTTGAAAAAATATCTTTGGCTACAAGTGGGAGTTGCCGTACTTGCCCTGCTACTGGTGGCTCTTTTGGGTGCCGACGCGCCTCCCACACCCCCGAGCAAGTCGGCATCCTTAAGCCGTAGATGTAATAATGTCGTTGCAACAAAGAATATCCGGCTCCAGGAGAACTCCAATGTGGTCAACGACACGGCACCGTTGGTCGAGGCTACGGAAGCGGACGACCACAAGGGCGCCCCAATTGGTCTCAGCTACGGAGCTTCAGTCCGAAGTCTTTTTGCCAATCGTAATCGGATAGCTTGCACAATCTCCTTTGGCATGGCTGTGGGCGTCTTTTACACAATACCAACCTTTCTGGGACAACTACTCCCGCGGTCCTGGTCGCGCAAAGCCGTCGGATGGTTGGGCTTTTCCTACCAGGCAGCTGGTACGGTAGGCTCCTTTGGATCGGGGCGTTTGGTAGACTGGACCCAACAACCGCAGTTGATTTCCTTGGCATTTTTGACGACCGCGGCCTTTTGCATCATCCTCTTGACTGCGGTCATGTCACAGACGGCACCCGCGTGGCCAATATCAGTCGCTTTCACGGTAGGTGTGGTGGGATCCGGATTTTCGCTAGCGGCCTGGAACACGGTCGGACTGGAGCTGGGGAGTAGTTTGACCTTTCCCGCGGACGAAGCCGTAGTGGCAGGAATCTTGGAAAGCGGCGCCGAGCTGTTTGGGTTTCTGTGGGTGACAATTGGAGGCTACAGTATCGAAGTGGCCCCCACTATGTTTTTGATGCTCCTCGGTAgtgctgttgttgccgcTTTGATCTTGTTGGGTTCAGCTCGGATGGAAACAGCTCGGCCACAATGA